One Carettochelys insculpta isolate YL-2023 chromosome 1, ASM3395843v1, whole genome shotgun sequence genomic window, GACAGCTGGTTTGAAGCTGCCCCCTTTCATCGCAGCCGCCTGCAAGATGATGTGGAATTTTTGAGGTGTGCGGGTGAAGCTGAATTCCATCTGGAGAGTAAAGCAATGGGAACAAAACCAGATGTTGAAGCATTTGAACGCAGAGTAACGGCAGCTTCCACTGCGACATGAAATAGCAGAAATCAGCCCACACAGAGTGATCAGTGATTTAGCTGAACACGACAGTTGACCAAAGTTCTTTGGCAACAAAACAGGTAACTAAGAAAAAAAGACCTTAGGCCCCAGGAAGATCAAGGCATTATCCTCAGTTTTCTTCATAATCAACAATAATCCTAAaatatacacaaacacacataggCACCAGTTCCCCTGTGACTCAGCCTAGGACACAAGACCACTAATATACCTCTGGGGAGTTCCCTTAATTAGTGTTTACTCCTAATGCTGGATAACAACACCTGAAGTGCAGATGAGGAAGGTGAGACTTTGGCTACAAGACCTCCATTCACCAGGCCCTTCTCAttcagctgccacttctccaCTAGCTACTGTGTGAACTCCTCTGGGATTGCACAGGGCTATATTACAAACCGTTTACAGACTTCTGTCAGCTCTCGGCGTGGGATCTCCTGCAGATGCTGCTCTGAGTGCGGTGTGGGACACGGCTACCTGAGGGAGATTCCCAGGAAAGTCACTTCCATCTCAGAATTCACAGGTACCCCTCGCTTGCTGAGGCGCTCACCTCTACAGCAAAGCTCAGTGCAACACTGGTATGTGGAGGGAGAACAGATCTGTGGTCCTTTCTGCTCTGCACAGCCATAAACTAAATGTGGGCTTTCGCACAAGGGGAAATGTTTGCTTCAGTATCACAGAACAAAATATCTCTTTCTGCCTTTTACCCAGGCCTGAGCTCcaacccagaggtggctgcatttcagtgacgcTGCAGAGATCCTTCAGGATAAACAGTGTTACTGGCTGCACAATACAACTCCAATTCACAGGTTATTTGCACAGGTGCTGCCGAGCAAAGCTCCCCTTGTAGTACGAAATAAGTAAAGACCTTAGGAGGCAGCTGTAGGTTAATACACAGACACTGCCACCTCCTTGTCGTGCATGCCAACTCTCTGGCTATCAATGTAGAGggtggaggggtgtctgttaCCTGACTTTAATCTGCTGGGAAGCATGGAGGTGCTAGGGCCTCCCATAGTGACGTTTATCAGATTTTTGTCAATGTAGACAACAGAACTCTTCTAGCTTCATCAGAGAAGTCACCtaaagtagtagtaggcatccttcagtctgcatagactatggatcgtgccctttaaagtttcaactgaggacttcatttacagcgtctactgtgattatgaagacccacatgagagttacggtccttgctgcatctcttgcagatgtggtgggtgtctggcaagtccttagtgtgctttctgtgcgctcgcttctcctctgctagctgtctggtcttcatctcgcccttctgaaggcccttgtgtaacccctgcctccatctgctgcggtcgtctgctagttcttccaaGTTGTCCACCtctatgtctacctctctgaggtctctcttgcagacatctttctagcgcaactgggggcgtccggcaGGTCtatttgccagaggctagctcaccatacaggatgtcttttggaatccttccatcattcatcctctggacgtggccaagccagcggagctgacgctgcctgaggagggtgtgcatggttgggattccagcttgctcgaggacggcagtgttggtcactctgtccttccatgatattccaaggatgcgcctgaggcagtgcaagtggaggatgttcagcttcttttcctggtggTGCTAGGCTTGAAACTTTCAAAAACTAAGTCAGCTGGATGCAGAGATGCAGTCTGGGAGAATGCAGTCCAAATGGATAATATCTGGCAAGCTCTGAAGCAACTGGAAATAAAGTCTCCCAACTGAAGGTGCCAGACAAACTTAACTACTTTTGGTGACACCAGCCATGGTGATGGAGGAGAcctgcggctggggcaggggattggggtgtgggtcACTTATATATGGCAGCTCCCACTTGGTGGAGGGGGAGCAAGCGGCCTCACTTACTCCAAGGCCCTGGGCTGTGGTCTCTAATACCCCTTTCTTAATCTGGCTCTACTACAGGAGCCAGAGGActgtgccttcccccagctgcagcagctccacggCCAGCAGCCTTGAGTCCTGCTGTGCAGTTTAGAGTGACCTTTGGGCACTGGCACTACCAAGCAGGATGAGCTCAGGTGTCTATTAAAAGCAATTCAGAAAAGTAACTGAACCATTTCCTTAGTGGATTGTACTTTGTAAGGGTCAACCTAACCTGAATGCAGAATTAGCAAGGGACAACACCTCCTCATTATTATATATTTGCTTTCCACACCCAGCTCTCTTGATAACTTCTCACAAGTGATGTGCCTGAAGAGGTGGCTGCTAATGTCTAAATGCTGTGGCTGAATTTGTTCAGCTAACTTGGGGCCATTGCTGGTTATGTACTCTAGGTAGTTCAtgacttttaaaacaaaagtatttgTGGATAATCTGTGACCTATCCCCTGATGTGCAGGTGCAGTGAGCTATCATGCCAGACCCCTGTGCAAGTGGACAGGTATCCCAGGCAAGAGATGTAGATTCTTCCTGTGGGTGCCTGTGTGTTTCACCTGTTCCCTCTGTTGTTCACCTGGAGATGGAAATGGGCTACATTTGGTGCCTTTTCCTGATTAAGGGCTCTACTGAGAGACGAAACCccttgtggggggcagggtttcTGTACAGCCTAAAGAGAACCGATAATCACGAGGAGAATGATGTGCAGCAGTCGCAGGagacaggcaggtggctggagaaggTGGCTGAGAATTGGTCAGCAAATGAGTGGCTGACAAGTCTAAGAGCAGTTGGTGAAGAGaagtggctggtgggcgggcggGAATGATGGCTGTCTGGGTGGACAGCCAGGAACGTGCTCAGGTGGCAAAACAAGCAAGGTGGCTTCTTCccagcagaggaggtgaactCACAACGATGCATGTCTGCAAACAGGCTCCCCACTGACTGAgtggagagggggaaggggagggagcagagagggaccAGGCAGAGGGGCTTTTGGTCATTGCCATGGAGAGGAGGTGACAGAAGACACTGCCCCACACgctgggggaggggtcctgcTCACAGGCTTAGGAGTATGAAGTCTGCTTGTTGCATGTTCTCTAAATAAGGGCAGGTGACTTACCCCCCTCTTCATTCCTGCACTCAGatgctgtgcttgcaagtggggaagtcaGGCCTCTCGGAAGGATGTAAAATCTCCCCAGTTACATGGTGGTGGGTCCAGCTGGTTCTGTGTTTTATTCTAGAAAGGGGCCGTGAGTTATTGATCCCAGCCCTGTTGCTGACAGCTCCACCGGTAACAAGGGTTATTGGAACTTTTCTCCACCAAATCAAATGCCTCAAAGAAATTAGAGTCTGTTCCTTCCACACAGTTGCTTTGGTCTGGCCGCCATGAACTCATTAAAGAATAAAATCATGTCTATCTGACAAAACCAGTGTTCCAGAGCATGTTAGTGGCTTATGTCAATTAAACTCCTTCACTCTTTCAAACTAATTCCATGCCAGCTTTTCCATCATTTATTAACATTGTCATTTAGTTAAAACTTTCTCTTGTTATTAATAGTAGTagaagcatccttcagtctacgtagactatggatcgcaccctttgtagttccatttggcatcctcatttgcagcgtcggctgtgactgtgaagacccacacgagagtgacagtccttgctgcatctgttgcatgtgtaaggagtgtctggcaggtccttactgtgctttctgtggtctcgcttctcctctgctagctgtgtgatcctcatctcacccttctgaaggcccttgcatagttccttcctccatctgctgcgaccatctgccagctcctcccagctgtctggcttgatgtctacctccctgaggtccctcttgcaaacatctttgtagcacagctgggggcgtccggggggtcttttgccagaggctagctcgccatacgggatgtcttttgggatccttccatcgttcatcctgtggacgtggccaagccagcggagtcgatgatgcctgaggagggtgtgcatggttgggattccagcttgctcaaggacggctgtgttggtcactctgtccttccatgatattccaaggatgcgcctgaggcagcgcaagtggcagacgttcagcctgttttcctggcgggcgtacagggtccaagtctcgctgccataaaggagggtgctgaggatgcaggctctgtagacttgcattttggtgagagtgtacagcttgttgctattccacactctcttgctgagtctggacagagttgtggctgctttaccgatcctcctattttgctcagtctccaaggacagggtgtcagtgatggtggacttgAGGTAAACGagcttgtggatgacctctaacgtatattTGTctatgctgattgatggagaatcagcaatgtCCTGCgaaagtacatttgtcttctttaggctgatggagaacCCAAAGTccctgcatgctttggagaacagatccagcagtttttgaagctggtcttctttgtgtgacactacagcagcatcgtctgcgaacagcatgtctctgatgaggacttcctgaaccttagatttagctttcagccttgcaaggttaaacagtttcccatcagatcttgtgtgcaaaaagatgccctctgttgaagatcgaatggcgtgcttcaggaggagtgcaaagaagatcccgaacaatgtcggagctgggacgcatccttgtttgaggCCGCTCCTGAAGTTGAAAGCATCCGATATTGTGCCATCGTATtcgacggttcctctcatgtcttcgtggaaagactggatcatcctgagtaaccgtggaggacagcctatcttgtggagcagtttgaacagtccatccctgccgaccaagtcaaaggccttggtcaggtcgatgaaggctatgtagagtggcttcctctgctccctgcatttctcctgcagctgcctcagagagaagaccatgtcgaccgTAGATCTCTCTGAACGGAATCCGAACTGCGATTCAGGATACACcatctcagcaatcttctggagtctgccgaggataacgcgagcgaacagtttaccagtgatgcttaggagggagatttcacggtagttgttgcagtcgcttccgtctcctttgttcttatacaaggttacgatgttagcgtcccgcatctcctgtggaacctctccctctctccagcacaggcacagtagctcatgtaggggttccaggagagtgtctgtggcacacttgattacctctggtggtaccatcctggccaggggcctttcctgcttcaatgttgtcaatggctttcttcagttcatccacagttggttacTGGTCCAGTTTGTCTGTttctggtaggagttcgacggcatcgagggctgagtcaaccacaatgttctcgcgtgagtacagctcggagtagtgctcgacccagcgctccatctgtttggctttgtcagtgaggacttcaccagatttggatttcagaggtgccatcttgttctgggtgggtcctaatgccttcttgatgctctcataCATTTGCccgaggttaccaaagtcagcactggtttggatgctgctgcatagcttgagccagtagttgttggcacagcgcctggccatctgctgtactgtttttctggctcctctgagcgcttgcagggtattctggcttggtgaacgtttgtactccaggagcgcagcgtgcttttttacagtggctggaatcatctcatcggagttagcttcgaaccagtcatttgtgtttctagctcttcttccaaacacctacaaggccgtgttgtacattgtatccttcagatgctgccatctggatatcacatcggcacccccagggttgctgcgcagattcttctcgagggtcgctctggacttttcagctctctctaagttagccgtctttctggcatcgatgcggggccttccagttggtttagagcagtgcagcttcttgggaatcaccttgagtttggaggaaactaacgagtgatctgtatcgcagtcagcactatgatagctgcgtgtcagaaggaccatttgaggttatcacgtctagcgatgatcacgtctagttgatgccagtgttttgagcgtgggtgtcttcatgacacactgtgctgtggcttggtttggaaaaatgtatttgtgatgcacagattgtggcacgtgcaaagttcgagaagacgctgtccattttcattcatttttctcacaccgaagtggcctaagcaggaaggccacgagtcacgaacggctccaactctcgcattggagtcacccagaatgtacagttgttcgtgagcaggtatttgcactatggcagcactaagcacgtcataaaacttgtcttttacttccggtgcggcgtacagggttgggacgtaagcgctgatcaggtggacaggaccggcgtgagtttgaagtatgacctaaaggagtctttctgatccacccttgactaattccaccgtttgtagaagggtgtttctgatggcaaagccaacaccgtgctccctgggttcttcttgggctttaccctgccagaaaaaggtgtagtcctttttctttagagatcccgaatctgcgagtcacgtctcttgcagagcagcaatgtcagcttggagcctcttcagttcctcatcgatgacagaGGTCTTTCGCGTGTcgctgatggcctgaagatctacAGTCAGGCCTGTCAGCATGGTGCACatattccaacaagcaagcttgaaactctgatggtttccttttcttgttgattttcttattggtttgcctggtgctcagagttcaggtcacttgtcaggtttgggaaccttaagcctcatgcacccagtgaggcagatGAACTGTGGCgcgacagtacccttctggctgggggcttcccaccttgaggtgggtggtgaccgtccagtgagatgcgacaatctctcccaccattggaggcaacccctggcacttgttctctacgccaatcgagcaagagtttataaccggtatctgttacctcccgtgttggttcaacgctgtcagcgatgctggagtacatCTTCAGGCACGAGCTTGGgcaattattgggaccctgggctgcccagatgccagtgtcgccctctcggctttactgatatagtccaaatgAGAGGATAActtccacatctggtaccagctcagctgcaggagttcctgggtcaatgccagaagttggcacagaaccgccttaggactcccctccagaatttctgtcagggtttactcccttagccttgctccttcccaggataacccacaaggcagtggggtactCTTGTTATTAGTTTTTGCTTAACACAGAACTGCCCTGCGTTCACAAGTTTTAATTGTTCGTTTTGGCTTGGCTGTGACCTGTTGGGTATATCTGGTTGTCAACGAGCTGTGTGCCTGGCCAGCCAGTTAagactctgaggttctactgtaggtGCTGGTTAGCGTACTCCTTCACTGCTCATGGACTGGAGAGTATTTCATCTTCTCAGGAGATACAAGTACCTCAAGCTGTTTCTTTCCAAAGGCACAACAAGCATATTCCAGCTGTTATGCAATTTATAGAGACTGTGTGACCAAAACTGAGCCCATGTTCAGACTCCGTtattctccctcctcttccttggCCTTCAGAACATTTCCGTCGTTTGAGCCACTGCTGCAGGGGTTTCATTGGAGGTGATGCCAATTATGTCAAGGTCACTTTCTCCAGCTCTGATTTAGTTCAGGTGCTTCCCCAGCACATATCTTTTGTGGTTTTGTTCACTCTACAGCTCCCAGGCGAATGGGGAAATCCGTTCAGCCTGGACCTTCTAGCCTGGGTTTCATTGTGCCAAGGAGCAATGCGGGATACCCCATATCCATTCTCGTATTGCTTGCTGTTGTGTACGTTGGTTTGTCACACCATGATGTGTAGGAATTACCGATGGATGGAGCACCAGCAGATAGAGAACTGACAGTAGGGAGGCTTATACACAGTTTGTGCCTGTtaataattaaaatgtaatttttcagGGCGTGAAAATCAACTGATCTGCTTCACCTGTTGaacagcctccagtcctgcctCTGGTGTCTCACGCTGGGCACATACAGGAAATCAGGAGATCACATGGTACATGCAGCAGACTCAGAGCATTCCCACAGTTGGATTCCTTCTACCCTACACTATGTCAAATGACAACACAACTGAATtcaccaacccctccaccttTATCCTGCTcggcattcctggcctggagaTGGCTCATGTCTGGATCGCCATCCCCTTCTGTGCCATGTACGTCATGGCCATCTTGGGGAACTCCACCATCCTGTTCATTGTGAAGAGGCAGCCGagtctccatgagcccatgtactattttCTCTGCATGCTGGCAGTCAGCGATGTGGGACTGTCTACAGCCATCCTGCCCAAAATGCTGGCaatcttctggttcaattccaaGGAGATCagtttcaatgcctgcctcacccagatgtatTTCTTTCATTCCCTCTCAATAACAGACTCTGGGATGTTCGTCGCCATGGCTTTGGATCGCTATGTGGCCATTTGCCATCCCCTGAGACACTCCACCATCCTGACGAACCCAGTGGTGGCCAAGCTCGGCCTTGCTGTGGCTCTGCGCAGCACCGTGTTTTCATTACCCTACCCCTTCCTGGCGAGGCAGTGGCCGTATTGCAGAACGAATGTTATCTCTGAGCCATTCTGCACGCATATAGGTGTGGTGAAGCTGGCTTGCGCTGACATACGCATCAGTAATCACTATGGCCTCTTTGTGCTCTTCTGTGTGAAAGGTCTGGATGTGTTTATCATTGCTGTCTCCTATAtccagatcctcagggccatcttcCGTATCCCCACAAAGGAGGCCCGGCTCAAGACCTTTGGGACCTGCATATCCCACCTCTGTGCCATCTTAGTCTTCTACTTCCCGGGTCTCTTCTCCTCCCTCGCTTACCGGTTTGGCCAGAATGCGACCCTGCATATCCATGTTCTTGTGGCCAGTGTGTATGTCTTCATGCCCCccatgctaaaccccatcatctatgggaTGAGGACGAAAGAGATCCGGgacaggctgctctggctctttgcccataaagggaaataaaatttatttctgaGACCCcaggtctcagtgttctgtgctgaactAGCTGGTGGTGTGGTGCTGGGCCCTCTTCCCTGAACCTCTTCCTGGGTACTCACAGTGTCACTAAAGCGTTTCCTGACCTAACTGTGACATGTCAGCATCAGTCTGTGTGCAAGTCACTCGTTCAGAGGGCTGCCACCTTCCCAACTGCTGGACTGTGAATTCCCTCAAGGCCCTGTCCTTTGCCCCACTTTTCCCCCCAAGACTCCTACCCCAGCCCTCCTTTCCTTCCCGGCCCTTCCTCTTCCACAAATCCCCCTCCTCTCTTCCGCAAATCCCCCACAAGGAGTACCCCAGTTTCTGAATCTTCTGTTCCCCAGTGTCAGCCATTCTCTGtatcctctcctccctccccagaccaCTGGGATCCTTGTGCCATGGGGCAGATATAGTTGGAAGCAGAAGGAGAT contains:
- the LOC142007057 gene encoding olfactory receptor 52E2-like, with amino-acid sequence MSNDNTTEFTNPSTFILLGIPGLEMAHVWIAIPFCAMYVMAILGNSTILFIVKRQPSLHEPMYYFLCMLAVSDVGLSTAILPKMLAIFWFNSKEISFNACLTQMYFFHSLSITDSGMFVAMALDRYVAICHPLRHSTILTNPVVAKLGLAVALRSTVFSLPYPFLARQWPYCRTNVISEPFCTHIGVVKLACADIRISNHYGLFVLFCVKGLDVFIIAVSYIQILRAIFRIPTKEARLKTFGTCISHLCAILVFYFPGLFSSLAYRFGQNATLHIHVLVASVYVFMPPMLNPIIYGMRTKEIRDRLLWLFAHKGK